One genomic segment of Acomys russatus chromosome 6, mAcoRus1.1, whole genome shotgun sequence includes these proteins:
- the Il19 gene encoding interleukin-19 isoform X2, with protein MKAQCASHWLLGVALFLCSVHTHSLRRCLISVDMHSIGKSFQEMKRGLQTKDTFQNVTILSTLENLESIKPVDVCCVTNSLLTFYRDRVFKDHQEMSPEVLRRISSIANSFLYMQKTLERCMHRRCHCSQEATNATRIIHDNYNQLEVSSAALKSLGELDIFLAWLDKNHQETPARNLTLNASSD; from the exons ATGAAGGCGCAGTGTGCTTCTCATTGGCTCCTGGGTGTGGCACTCTTTCTCTGCTCAGTCCACACCCACAGTCTCAGGAGATGTCTGATCTCTGTGGACATGCACAGCATAGGAAAGAGTTTCCAGGAAATGAAGAGAGGCCTG CAAACTAAGGACACTTTCCAGAATGTCACCATCCTGTCCACACTGGAGAATCTGGAGAGTATTAAG CCTGTAGATGTGTGCTGCGTGACCAACAGCCTCCTGACATTCTACAGAGACAGGGTGTTCAAGGACCATCAGGAGATGAGCCCCGAGGTCCTGAGGAGAATCAGCAGCATCGCCAACTCTTTCCTCTACATGCAGAAAACCCTGGAGCGATGC ATGCATAGACGGTGTCACTGCAGTCAGGAAGCCACCAATGCAACGAGAATCATCCATGACAACTACAATCAG CTGGAGGTCTCATCTGCTGCCCTCAAGTCTCTAGGAGAGCTGGACATATTCTTAGCTTGGCTGGACAAGAACCATCAGGAAACGCCTGCCCGCAACTTGACACTAAATGCCTCCTCTGATTAG
- the Il19 gene encoding interleukin-19 isoform X1, giving the protein MKAQCASHWLLGVALFLCSVHTHSLRRCLISVDMHSIGKSFQEMKRGLQTKDTFQNVTILSTLENLESIKPVDVCCVTNSLLTFYRDRVFKDHQEMSPEVLRRISSIANSFLYMQKTLERCQMHRRCHCSQEATNATRIIHDNYNQLEVSSAALKSLGELDIFLAWLDKNHQETPARNLTLNASSD; this is encoded by the exons ATGAAGGCGCAGTGTGCTTCTCATTGGCTCCTGGGTGTGGCACTCTTTCTCTGCTCAGTCCACACCCACAGTCTCAGGAGATGTCTGATCTCTGTGGACATGCACAGCATAGGAAAGAGTTTCCAGGAAATGAAGAGAGGCCTG CAAACTAAGGACACTTTCCAGAATGTCACCATCCTGTCCACACTGGAGAATCTGGAGAGTATTAAG CCTGTAGATGTGTGCTGCGTGACCAACAGCCTCCTGACATTCTACAGAGACAGGGTGTTCAAGGACCATCAGGAGATGAGCCCCGAGGTCCTGAGGAGAATCAGCAGCATCGCCAACTCTTTCCTCTACATGCAGAAAACCCTGGAGCGATGC CAGATGCATAGACGGTGTCACTGCAGTCAGGAAGCCACCAATGCAACGAGAATCATCCATGACAACTACAATCAG CTGGAGGTCTCATCTGCTGCCCTCAAGTCTCTAGGAGAGCTGGACATATTCTTAGCTTGGCTGGACAAGAACCATCAGGAAACGCCTGCCCGCAACTTGACACTAAATGCCTCCTCTGATTAG